The window CCCCGCGAGCAGGAGGGTCAGCGTCAGGAAGACGGGAGCCAGTCGCCATGCCAAGGCATACCATGGCTCCCGTCGCTCCCGGATCCTCGCCATCACGCGCGTCTCGAAGTTTCGTTCGACCCCGGAAATGTCCGGGGATGCCTGTCGCGCCAGTGCGAACAACCGGTCGAGTTCCACGTCCCCCCGGTCACGTCGATGATCGTTCATCGTCTCCTCCGATACTCCGTTTCAATGCCTGCCGCGCCCGGAAAGCGCGCACCTTCACCCGCGTTTCGCTCCACCCCGTCAACTCCGCCACCTCCCGGACCGACCGGTCCTCCAGTTCGAACAGCGTGATCACCAGCCGGTCCTCGGGCTTTAGGCGCGACATCCCCCGGTCGAGGATCATACGGGCCAGCTGGGCGGCAGGGCCGTTTTCCGTGGAGGGGTCCGCCACCGGAGTGGCCAGGACTTCCAGCGAAACATCCTTCTCCTCCTGGCGCCGTTTCCGAAGCGCGTCGTAACATACGTGCACCGTGATCCGCGACAGCCAGTGCCCGAAAGGGGCATCGCCGCGAAAGGAGCGGAGGTCCCGGTAGACCCTCAGGAACGTCTCCTGTCCGAGATCCTCCAGCTCCTCATGGTTGCGTGCGAAGCGTGCGGCGGTGCGAAGGACCGTACCCTTGTGTCGACGTACCAACTCCGCAAACGCGTCATCGTCGCCCGCGATGGCAGAGCGTACGAGGTCAGCATCCTCGTTCGGCACCGCCGTCGGCACTCCCGTAGCGTACAAGCATCATCCCCCGTTCGAGTGCCGCTCTTCCCCCTGCTCCATCATCCGGTCGATCCTCCGGTCCCGCTTTTCCTGCAAGGCCCGGAACTTCTGGACCTGCTCCGGCGTCAGTACCGTCCGCACTTCCTGGGCCACCTTGGCCCAGCGAACGGCGAGATTCCCGGCCGTCGCGGCGATCTTCTTCGCCTGTTCCCGGAGGGCCGCCTCGTCCGGCTTGTCCGACAGGATCAGATTCCGCAATTCCCGCCGTTCGGATACCATCTCCTTGCGAAGCGGGGCGATCTCGTCATGATGTTTCCTGAAGATGGCCTTGACCTGCTCCTTCTGCTCCTTCGACAGGTCGAGCGCCTTCGCCAGCCGGTGCACGCGGTGGTCGTGTCCCTTCCACCCGCCACCCCGTTCGGAGCAGGCGCACCCTGCTCCGTGGTCTTCGCCGCGATCGGCCCAGGCGTAACCGGAAACGAACGTCCCTCCAATGGCAACCGCGGTAAGGATGGCCAACGCGACGAATCCCTTCTTGTGCGATGCTTTCATGTTTCCCTCCTTGAACGGCCTTTTACAATCAAATGGCGGAACGTCCATGGAAAAGGTTACCGCAGGGCCGACGCGTCCCAGCCGCCTCCCAGCGCCTTGACGAGCGTCACGCTGGCGGCCATCCGTCGGCCGAGGATGTTGAGCGCGGTCTGCTCATTGGACAGGGCGGTCGTCTGGGCGACGATGACGTTCAGGTAGCTGACCGTCCCCGCTTTGTATTGGTTGGTGACGACCTCCACCGTTTGCCGCGCGGCCGTCAGCGCCTCCTGTTGCACCCGCGCCTCCTCTTCCAGAACGTGAAGGGCGACCAGGCTGTCCTCCACCTCTTGGAACCCCGTGAGAACTGTCTGCCGATACGCGGCAACCTCCGCGTCGTAGGCCGCCCGGGCCTGTTCGGTCTGCGCCTGACGCAGGCCTCCATTGAACAGGATCTCCGAGACGGCCGGACCGACCGACCAGAAGCGGGCGGGCCAGGTCAGCCATTTCGCCAGGCTGGCGGCTTCAAGCCCCGCCGACGCGCTCAAATTGACGTTCGGGTAGAAGGCGGCTTCTGCGACGCCGATCCGCGCATTGGCGGCGGCGACGCTGCGCTCGGCGGTCGCGATGTCCGGGCGGCGCTCCAACAGATCCGACGGCACGCCGATCGGAACGGCGGGTGGCGTCGAGACCAGCGGCGCGACGGAGATGGAGAAGGCGGAGGGCGGCTTTCCGACGAGGAGCGCCATCGCATGCGAAAGCTGTGCGCGTTGTACCCCCAGGTCGATCGACTGCGCCTGTGCGGTCGATAGCTGCGTTTCCGCCTGCAGCACGTCCGCCCTGGACGCCACCCCGGCGGCGTAGCGGTTTTTCGTCAGGTCGAGCGACTTTTGGTACCCTCCGATCGTGTCCTC is drawn from Candidatus Deferrimicrobium sp. and contains these coding sequences:
- a CDS encoding Spy/CpxP family protein refolding chaperone, translating into MKASHKKGFVALAILTAVAIGGTFVSGYAWADRGEDHGAGCACSERGGGWKGHDHRVHRLAKALDLSKEQKEQVKAIFRKHHDEIAPLRKEMVSERRELRNLILSDKPDEAALREQAKKIAATAGNLAVRWAKVAQEVRTVLTPEQVQKFRALQEKRDRRIDRMMEQGEERHSNGG
- a CDS encoding RNA polymerase sigma factor; translated protein: MYATGVPTAVPNEDADLVRSAIAGDDDAFAELVRRHKGTVLRTAARFARNHEELEDLGQETFLRVYRDLRSFRGDAPFGHWLSRITVHVCYDALRKRRQEEKDVSLEVLATPVADPSTENGPAAQLARMILDRGMSRLKPEDRLVITLFELEDRSVREVAELTGWSETRVKVRAFRARQALKRSIGGDDERSST
- a CDS encoding efflux transporter outer membrane subunit; this encodes MIYRNTALAAGTAILTILSACATVGPNYVKPAPLPPQAKATIPLSYKEVDGWRLAHPKDNVLRGTWWEIYAIPELNALEEQVAVANQNVAQAEANYRQAQALVRASRSGFYPVVTGGASVTRSRRSAGVIGRVIGGQIFNDFLLPINFSWEIDLWGRVRRTVEAGMAGAQASQADLASVLLSAQALLAQDYFQLRTIDAQKKVLEDTIGGYQKSLDLTKNRYAAGVASRADVLQAETQLSTAQAQSIDLGVQRAQLSHAMALLVGKPPSAFSISVAPLVSTPPAVPIGVPSDLLERRPDIATAERSVAAANARIGVAEAAFYPNVNLSASAGLEAASLAKWLTWPARFWSVGPAVSEILFNGGLRQAQTEQARAAYDAEVAAYRQTVLTGFQEVEDSLVALHVLEEEARVQQEALTAARQTVEVVTNQYKAGTVSYLNVIVAQTTALSNEQTALNILGRRMAASVTLVKALGGGWDASALR